The following nucleotide sequence is from Deltaproteobacteria bacterium.
ATGTGTGAGATGTGGGAAATTCTGTCTTCTGTCAGCCTCATAGAACTATCCCCCGTTCCTTTGCAAGTTTATTCTTTATCATCATAAACATCTTTCTATAGTCCATTTTGCCTCTGTCCATCTCGCCTGCATGCTGCTTCATTATATTTTCAACCTCCCTCTCCAGTTCATCTTCTGCCTGTAAGTCCTTCAGGAAAAGTTCTGTAATCCTTTTAAGGACAACATCTTCATCAACTTTGAATAATATAATGCCCTTTTCTTTTAGTTTATCCAGAATTATTCTTGAAATCTTTTCAACCTGTTCAATTGTAAGCCTCATAGTATCTCCCTTGTTTTAAACAAAGATGCTAGCACACTTTATCATCATCTTGCAAGTTTTGGGGTTTTTTGGGGTTTTCTGAGGCTATATGTAGAAAATATTTTTGCGGCTTATAGGCTCTGACCCGAAAAATAAAAACCAAATACATTTTTCAGGTTAATCCTTTCACAAAAGTAATGCCCTTCTATTATCTTGCGGAGTTTTTTCTCTTGACAGGGGCATGTTAATGGGTGAAGACCCAATGACAATGCTCTGGAAAGAAGATACAGCGGAAACATATGCTGTGCGATGAAGCAGTCTGTTTTGTCGTTAGATTTTTATGGTTTCATTAGACCCTTAATACTTTTTCCTATACTCTTTAAGGGAGATGTGATTTTCTCCTGAGCAGATGCGAGCATCTTTTTCTTAAACACATCCTTCAGGTCATTTTGCGGATTTTTCATATTGCCCCATACATTAAAATTAACTGCAATCTCTCCCTCTTTCTTTAGAAGTCCTAACACAAGGGGTGCAGAAA
It contains:
- a CDS encoding DUF507 family protein yields the protein MRLTIEQVEKISRIILDKLKEKGIILFKVDEDVVLKRITELFLKDLQAEDELEREVENIMKQHAGEMDRGKMDYRKMFMMIKNKLAKERGIVL